A genomic region of Arachis stenosperma cultivar V10309 chromosome 9, arast.V10309.gnm1.PFL2, whole genome shotgun sequence contains the following coding sequences:
- the LOC130950242 gene encoding uncharacterized protein LOC130950242, protein MDPVRDTAGANSQARSPLENLDPHGISAFLSQLSAIHAHVSRNSGGFNQDPSNHFFLHPSENSGIAITNVIFNRKNYGDWSRSMVRTLRSKNKIKFIDGSLPRPEIHDPSYEAWERCNTYVVAWLNLSLNSDIAQSVSWKNVALDLWDELKHRYYQGDKFRVAKLQEDLYALKQEDMNVTAYFTELKKMWEELDNFRTIPSCSCGRDCNCGLAVVRNFRTEDQITRFLRGLNEQYAGVRSQVMLMDPLPTQSATLLNTAEDSHSRGRGRGRGGRNQGFGRGQGGRGKMWCSHCGKSGHTIDTCYKKHGYPPHMQQRHNTAIMNISASDSEGRNENLRFSYNGESSGSQIFDFTPEQKSALLALLNKEDQKPNHSAQPHTLEPLPTPHPGSLVHVMHFRSSILALNVSNKKYAPWVVDTGTIDHVSYSLNDFQSYHEIAPILVKLPNGALAISKIAGTIFFSKNLYLVDALYIPSFNFKLISVSKATSHLHCHMNFDDKLCKIQDISSEKVIGAAKACEGLYALNAEAVRPEFFGSQVKVIRTDNGPEFLMPQFYTENEILHQTSCVETPQQNGIVERKHQHLLAVTRSLIFQSDIPKCFWNFALLHAVYIINRIPSTFLQNKSPFQLLYQTFPDLSDLKIFGCLAYACTITAGRHKLDPRARKSIFLGFREGVKGFVLMDLKTRQIFISRNMHFYEDHFPFHTQTTSNTFSQNSASVGYNSHHDPLSYDLFPHAVPHTQSTPSHTTHNENLNSQINSSHTDESAEAASTSSLHHDPKPVVQRRSTRIRSRPSYLQDYQCLNITFNLGHSTQSQCKYPLSNFLSYDKFSPSHRAFSIALSTNTEPKHYEEVVSQPCWKKAIQSELDSLNESKTWKLTTLPVGKKAIGCRWVFKVKYNPDGSIERHKARLVAIPGIYYRDTFSPVLKLTSLRIVLALAAANN, encoded by the exons ATGGATCCAGTTCGTGACACTGCCGGCGCAAATTCGCAAGCGCGATCGCCATTGGAGAACCTTGATCCACATGGAATTTCTGCATTTTTGAGTCAACTTTCTGCCATTCATGCTCACGTGAGTCGGAATAGTGGAGGATTCAATCAAGATCCTTCCAATCACTTCTTCTTGCATCCGTCTGAAAATTCAGGTATTGCTATTACAAATGTCATTTTTAATAGAAAGAATTATGGAGATTGGAGTAGATCTATGGTTAGGACTCTGAGATCTAAGAATAAGATCAAATTCATTGATGGTAGTTTACCTAGACCTGAGATACACGATCCTtcttatgaagcttgggagcgTTGCAATACCTATGTAGTTGCATGGTTAAACCTTAGTCTGAATTCTGATATTGCTCAAAGTGTAAGCTGGAAAAATGTGGCATTAGATCTCTGGGATGAATTGAAGCATAGATACTACCAAGGGGATAAATTTCGAGTAGCCAAATTACAGGAAGATTTGTATGCTCTCAAACAGGAAGATATGAATGTGACTGCATATTTCACTGAATTGAAGAAGATGTGGGAGGAATTAGACAACTTTAGAACAATTCCTTCATGTAGTTGTGGAAGAGATTGCAATTGTGGATTAGCTGTTGTAAGAAATTTTAGAACGGAAGATCAAATAACACGATTTCTTAGAGGACTGAATGAACAATATGCTGGAGTAAGGTCTCAGGTCATGCTTATGGATCCGCTTCCAA CTCAATCCGCCACTCTCTTGAACACTGCAGAAGATTCACACAGCAGAGGAAGAGGGAGGGGCAGAGGAGGCAGGAATCAAGGTTTTGGAAGAGGTCAAGGAGGACGAGGCAAGATGTGGTGCTCCCATTGTGGTAAGTCTGGACATACCATCGACACATGCTATAAAAAGCATGGATATCCACCACATATGCAGCAGAGGCACAACACTGCAATCATGAACATTAGTGCATCAGATTCTGAGGGAAGAAATGAAAATCTCAGATTTTCTTACAATGGAGAGAGCAGTGGGTCACAGATTTTTGATTTCACACCAGAACAAAAATCAGCTTTGCTAGCACTTCTCAACAAAGAAGATCAGAAACCAAATCATAGTGCTCAACCACACACTCTAGAGCCTTTACCAACACCTCATCCAGGTAGTTTGGTACATGTCATGCATTTTAGATCAAGCATACTTGCATTAAatgtttcaaataaaaaatatgcgCCTTGGGTGGTGGACACAGGGACTATAGACCATGTGTCATACTCACTCAATGATTTTCAGTCATATCATGAAATAGCTCCAATTCTTGTCAAATTGCCTAATGGTGCACTAGCCATTAGCAAAATTGCTGgaactattttcttttcaaagaacttATACCTTGTTGATGCATTGTATATACCTTCCTTCAATTTCAAGCTGATTTCTGTTTCCAAGGCCACATCTCATTTGCATTGCCACATGAACTTTGATGACAAATTGTGTAAGATTCAGGATATCAGCTCGGAGAAGGTGATTGGTGCAGCTAAGGCATGTGAAGGACTTTATGCACTGAATGCTGAGGCAGTGAGACCTGAATTT TTTGGCAGCCAAGTAAAAGTCATTAGAACAGACAATGGACCAGAATTTTTAATGCCTCAGTTTTATACAGAAAATGAAATTCTTCACCAAACATCATGTGTTGAAACCCCTCAACAAAATGGCATTGTTGAGAGGAAACATCAACACTTGTTGGCTGTCACTCGTAGCTTGATTTTTCAGTCTGATATACCCAAATGTTTTTGGAACTTTGCTCTTTTGCATGCAGTTTACATCATCAATCGAATTCCAAGCACCTTCTTGCAAAACAAGTCTCCATTTCAACTTCTTTACCAAACCTTTCCTGATCTTTCAGATTTAAAAATCTTTGGATGTCTAGCCTATGCTTGCACTATAACAGCTGGAAGACATAAGCTAGATCCAAGGGCTCGAAAATCCATATTTCTGGGATTTAGGGAGGGTGTTAAAGGATTCGTATTGATGGATTTAAAGACAAGACAGATTTTCATTTCcagaaatatgcatttctatgAAGATCACTTTCCTTTCCACACACAAACAACCTCAAACACCTTTTCACAAAATTCTGCATCAGTAGGTTACAATTCACATCATGACCCTCTTTCTTATGACCTATTTCCACATGCTGTACCTCATACACAGTCAACACCTTCACACACCACACACaatgaaaatttaaattcaCAAATTAATTCTTCACATACTGATGAAAGTGCTGAGGCAGCCTCCACTTCCTCCCTTCATCATGATCCTAAACCTGTTGTGCAAAGGAGGTCCACAAGAATCAGGAGTCGCCCTTCGTATCTTCAAGATTATCAGTGCCTAAATATCACTTTCAATCTTGGCCATTCCACACAATCTCAGTGTAAGTATCCCCTATCAAACTTTCTATCATATGATAAATTTTCACCATCACATAGAGCATTTTCGATTGCATTATCCACAAACACTGAACCCAAGCACTATGAAGAGGTAGTCTCTCAACCTTGTTGGAAAAAGGCTATCCAATCTGAACTTGATTCTCTAAATGAAAGCAAAACCTGGAAGCTCACTACTCTACCAGTTGGTAAGAAGGCCATAGGGTGCAGGTGGGTTTTCAAGGTCAAATACAACCCTGACGGTAGTATTGAGAGACATAAAGCACGCCTTGTGGCAATCCCTGGCATTTACTATCGAGACACCTTCAGTCCGGTTCTCAAGCTAACAAGTCTTCGCATTGTTCTTGCTTTGGCAGCAGCTAATAACTGA
- the LOC130951761 gene encoding probable protein phosphatase 2C 15, with the protein MASGEGRRRHHDLVPLAALLKREMKSEKMEKPTVRYGHAAQSKKGEDYFLVKTDCQRVPGNSSTSFSVFAIFDGHNGNAAAIFAREHLLNHVLSALPRGLGRDEWLQALPRALVAGFVKTDKEFQSRGETSGTTATFVIVDRWTVTVASVGDSRCILDTQGGAVTTLTVDHRLEENIEERERVTASGGEVGRLSIVGGAEIGPLRCWPGGLCLSRSIGDMDVGEFIVPVPYVKQVKLSNAGGRLVIASDGIWDAVSSEVAAKSCRGLPAELAATQVVKEALRTRGLKDDTTCIVVDIIPPDNELPPTPPPKKHNKFRDLFFRKRSRDSAGKLSKKLSAINIVEELFEEGSAMLAERLGSDENSGQSTSGLFVCAVCQVDLAPSEGISVHAGSIFSTSSKPWQGPFLCFDCRDKKDAMEGKRPSGVKVS; encoded by the exons ATGGCCTCCGGTGAAGGGAGGCGTCGTCACCATGATCTTGTGCCTCTTGCTGCATTGCTTAAGAGGGAGATGAAGAGTGAGAAGATGGAGAAACCCACTGTTAGATATGGTCATGCCGCTCAGTCTAAGAAAGGGGAAGATTACTTTCTAGTCAAGACTGATTGTCAGCGAGTACCCGGGAACTCTTCAActtccttttctgtttttgCG ATCTTTGATGGACACAATGGAAATGCTGCAGCCATTTTTGCTAGAGAGCATTTGTTAAATCATGTGTTGAGTGCTCTTCCTCGAGGGCTTGGCCGAGATGAGTGGTTGCAAGCTTTGCCTAGGGCATTGGTTGCTGGATTTGTTAAGACTGATAAGGAATTTCAGAGCAGAG GAGAAACTTCTGGAACCACAGCTACGTTTGTGATAGTGGATAGGTGGACTGTGACAGTTGCATCTGTTGGAGATTCCCGTTGTATACTAGATACACAGGGTGGTGCTGTTACCACCTTAACGGTTGATCACAGACTCGAAGAAAATATTGAAGA GAGGGAACGTGTTACTGCAAGTGGAGGTGAAGTTGGGAGGCTTAGCATTGTTGGTGGTGCTGAG ATTGGTCCTCTTCGTTGCTGGCCTGGGGGTCTATGCCTTTCAAGGTCAATAGGAGATATGGATGTTGGGGAGTTCATAGTTCCAGTACCATATGTCAAACAAGTGAAG CTATCAAATGCTGGTGGTAGGCTTGTAATTGCTTCTGATGGCATCTGGGATGCCGTGTCCTCCGAAGTGGCTGCTAAATCTTGTCGTGGTTTGCCTGCTGAACTTGCGGCTACGCAGGTTGTGAAG GAAGCACTAAGGACAAGAGGGTTAAAGGATGATACAACTTGTATAGTAGTTGACATAATCCCACCTGATAATGAGTTGCCACCAACTCCTCCCCCCAAAAAGCATAACAAGTTCAGAGACCTTTTCTTCAGAAAAAGATCCCGTGATTCTGCCGGTAAACTGTCAAAGAAGCTTTCAGCTATAAATATAGTGGAGGAACTCTTTGAAGAAGGATCAGCAATGCTTGCTGAAAG ATTAGGGAGTGATGAGAACTCAGGACAATCAACATCTGGCCTTTTTGTTTGTGCTGTGTGTCAAGTTGATCTTGCTCCAAGTGAGGGTATCTCAGTCCATGCGGGTTCCATCTTCTCCACCAGCTCCAAGCCCTGGCAAGGACCTTTTCTGTGCTTTGATTGTCGCGATAAGAAGGATGCGATGGAGGGAAAACGCCCCAGTGGAGTTAAAGTGTCCTAG